One Fictibacillus halophilus genomic window, GTACGAAGAAGATTATTTGGAGTATCTGCAGCAAATAAAATTTACGGGAACTGTTCGCTCTATGGTTGAGGGAGAATTGGTCTTTGCAAACGAACCTATCATACGAATAGAAGCACCATTAGCAGAAGCGCAGCTTATTGAAACGGCTATCTTAAATATCGTGAACTACCAGACACTTATCGCTACAAAAGCATCCCGCATTAAACAAGTGGTTGGGGAAGAACGAGTGATGGAATTTGGAACACGTAGGGCACAAGAGATGGATGCAGCGATATGGGGAACAAGAGCTGCGTTTATAGGTGGTTTTGAAGCCACATCAAATGTAAGAGCAGGAAAACGATTCGGCATACCAGTCGCAGGTACTCACGCACATGCTCTTGTTCAGACGTACCGCGATGAATATACGGCATTTCATAAATATGCCCGACGTCATAAAGACTGTGTGTTTTTAGTAGATACGTATGATACATTGCGATCTGGAGTGCCTACAGCGATTAAGGTTGCTAAAGAGTTAGGAAACAAAATTAATTTTCAGGGAATTCGTTTAGATAGTGGAGATCTCGCTTACCTTTCAAAAGAAGCGAGAAAGATGCTTGACGAGGCAGGATTCACAGATACTAAGATTATTGCTTCGAATGATCTAGATGAGAATACGATCATCAATCTAAAAGCGCAAGGTGCAAAGATCGATTCGTGGGGAATCGGTACAAAATTGATCACAGCTTATGACCAGCCAGCTTTAGGAGCAGTCTACAAACTCGTCTCTATTGAGGACGAACAAGGAGACATGGTAGACACGATAAAAATTAGTGGGAATCCTGAAAAAGTGACAACTCCTGGTTTGAAAAAAGTTTATCGAATCATCAATACACAGAATAACAAATCTGAAGGTGATTATATTGCACTTGACAATGAAACGCCCGAAGAAGAGCCTCGACTTAAAATGTTTCATCCCGTTCATACGTTTATCAGTAAATTTGTAACGAACTTTAAAGCGAAAGAGCTTCATCAGGATATTTTTGTAGAAGGTAACGTAGTCTATGAAACTCCCACTCTTAAAGAGATACAGCTCTTTGCAAAAGAAAATCTAGAAGTATTATGGGACGAATACAAACGGACGATGCATCCCGAAGAATATCCAGTTGACCTCAGTCAAGAATGCTGGGATAACAAGATGAAGAACATTCAAGACGTGCAAACAAAAGTTATGTTATTAATCGGAGAAGGAGAATCTCACAATGGGTAAGATTGGAATCTATGGATCATCTTTTGACCCTATAACGAATGTCCATCTATGGACAGCAAGTACCGTTGCACATCGCTGTAAGCTAGATAAAGTGATTTTCCTGCCATGCTCAAGTAAACGAAAAGATAAAACGATGAAAACCTCAGATACTCATCGCTGGGAGATGCTTCAGCTAGAAATCTCAAATAATCATACATTTATAGCTGATGATCATGAAATGCTTCAAGAAGCTTGGGAAGTGTATACGTATTACACAATGGAACATTTTAAAGAAAAATATCCTGATGATGAAGTTTACTTCATTATGGGAGCAGATCTTTTGGTTGATATTGCAGATGGTAAATGGAAGTATGATGAAGAGTTAATTGCGAGCAATAAATTTATTGTGATGGCAAGGGACGATATCAATATGGTCAAAACGATTTCTCGCTCGCCCATCCTAAGAAACCACGATGATGGCACAAAATTTCATCTGATTGATAAAGGACTGTCTATGGAAATCAGCAGCACTTATATCCGTGATGAATTTTCTAAGGGTGGCGAGCCAAGGTATCTTTTACCTGATGCTTGTTATGAATATATAAAAAAACATGAACTGTATAAATGACAGGAGGGATTATCGATGTCTTTGCAGCAAAGAATCATGAATGATCTTCATACAAAATCAAATATTGTAGCTTCGACTGAAATAGAAAGCAGGGTAAACTTTTTAAAACAATACCTCATTCAATCAAAGGCAAAAGGTTTCGTGCTTGGTATCAGTGGTGGTCAAGACTCTACATTAGCAGGCCGGCTGGCGCAGATCGCAGTAGAAGAGTTGAGAGAATCAGGTCATATCGTAAAGTTTGTTGCCGTGCGCCTGCCATATGGAACACAAAGAGATGAAGAGGATGCTGAGCTCGCACTGTCTTTTATTAATCCCGATGATCGAATTTCTTTTGATGTTAAAAAAACGGTAGATGTCTTTGCAGAAAGCTATAAAACGAATGCTTCACAGCCGCTTTCTGACTTTAATAAAGGTAATGTTAAAGCAAGAGTAAGGATGATTACCCAGTATGCAATTGCTGGTCAGGGGAATTTATTAGTAATCGGGACAGATCACGCCGCTGAAGCGATAACAGGATTCTTTACGAAGTACGGTGATGGAGGAGCAGACATACTTCCACTGGCGGGTTTAACAAAGCGTCAAGGTAAAATGTTGTTAAAAGAATTAGGGGCACCAGAAAGACTGTATGTCAAACAACCAACGGCTGACCTTTTAGATGAAAAACCACAGCAAGCAGATGAAACCGAATTAGGAATAACGTACGATGAACTAGATGATTATCTAGAAGGTAAAGCCGTTTCTGATGACGCAGCAAAGAAAATTGAAGAGCGGTATCTTCAAACAGAACATAAAAGACAGCTTCCCGCTTCTCTTCATGATGAGTGGTGGCAATAATGACAACAGCTGATTCAAAAAGGTACTTACGAAGTACCTTGGGGTCAGCTGTTGTTTTGCATTTTATTTAAATATTTTAAAAAGAAGTTAACTTTCAGCTATTTTTGGAAAAAATATAAATAAACTAGTGAAAGATGCAAAAAACGTTTACGGGACTATTGATTTAGGGAAGAGCCTTATAAATACCTTATGAGCGCATGGAGGATTATAGATGGCTACCGTAATAAAAGGAGAATACAAACACGTGAACTGTGATAGTGAATACGGCACATTAAAGAAAGTAATTGTGTGTGAACCGAGATATATGAAGATCGATGAAATTATTAATGAAACGCAGCGTCATTTTGCAAAAGATAACATCAACATGAAACGAGCAATGAAACAGCATCAGCATTTTGTGGAGACGATGAAAGCAAACGGTGTAGACGTTTATAAACTGCCTGCGATGGAAAAGTTTCCTGAACAAGTTTTCACTCGTGATATAGGATTTACGATCGGTGAAACGGTTTTCGTATCACGTATGGGAAGCAATATTCGAGATGGAGAAGAGAAGGTCTTGCGAAACTGGTTATTAGAACACCAGATTAATCTTTCTTTGATTGATGGAGACCGGATTGAGGGCGGAGATGTAATCGTCCATGGCGATACCGTTTATATCGGTGTGAGTGGAAGAACGTCTGAGGAAACCATTCAAGAACTTCAATCACAGCTGCCTCATTTGAATGTCGTGGCTGTACCATTTGATCCCATCTTTTTGCATCTGGATTGTGTATTTAACATTTTGTCTGAGAAAGATGCCTTGATCTATAGACATGCTTTTGGAGAAAAAGACTATCAAATGCTTGCTTCAAAATTTAATGTGATTGAAGTAGAGAAAGAGGAACAATTTACGATGGGTACGAACGTATTATCTATCGGAAACAAGAAGGTTTTGAGCCTTCCTGTTAATAAGAACGTTAATACAGCACTTCGTGAAAGAGGGTATGAAGTTTTAGAAGTGGATATTTCTGAAATCATAAAATCAGGTGGTTCTTTCCGATGCTGTTCGATGCCGTTATATCGGGAAGAGATGCATTAAATAGTGTTTAAATAGTCTTTGCCAGCGGCAAAAGGCTATTTTTATTGGCTGAAGATCAACCTTTGTAGGTGCTAAGCTTTAAACTGTCTGTTTTAGACGTATTTTTAATGCTGCAGGGTAAAGAGTACTATTCTTTGACCTAGGAGGCAATTTAAAGAGAGCTATTACTTTTCTTGATACGTTTGACCCCACCGAAATGATTACGCACAAAGTACCTTTAGAAAAAGCGGATAAGAAGTTTAACAAACACGAAGATGAATGTATAAAGGTTGTCCTAAAGCCTTAGTTGCATGAAACTAAATAAGGAACTTGGATGGCCAAGTTCCTTTCTATATTTCTATTTGTGAGTTTTCTTCTGCCAGTGTGGTATCAGTACCTTGAAGGGGAAGAACGATAGTGAAGGTCGTTATGTTATCATCGGATGAACAACTGATGGACCCGTTATGTTTTTCAATAATTTTTTTACATACAAATAGTCCAATACCTGTACCTAATTCTTTTGTTGTAAAGAACGGCTCAAAAATCGTACTGATTGTTTCGGGTGGAATAGCTGGGCCGTTATTAGAAATAGTAATATGTACGTTATCGTTATTTTCGATCTTACTAAAAATCATGATTCGTCGATTCTGTCTCATTTGGCGCAACGCATCGATCGAGTTCATGATGAGATTAAGCAGAACTTGTTTCAACTCGTCCTTGTGTGCCCGCAGCGTAATCGTAGGATCAATGCGGGGAATTACTGTCACATCTGCATCCACTAAACTCGGGTACATAAAATCTAGAATATCTGTGAACAAATCTTCTAAAGCAAAATCCTCCGCTTCTCGTTCTTGTACTCCTTTTCTTGAGGCGTGAAGAAATTGAGAGATACGAAAGTTTAATTGTGTTAATTCATGACTGATGATATCAATGTATTTCATGTTTGGATCTTCTTGCTGCATGAGCTTTACAAATCCCATTACAGCTGTCAATGGATTTCTGAACTCATGTACAAAACTCGATGACATTTGTCCTAAAATGGTTAAACGTTCTTTGTGACTTTGGTCAATGAATACTGTTTTTTCCTCAATCTCAATATCCTTTAGCTGAGTATACTTCTTAACCGCATGATATAAAAACTCATCAAAAAGGGAATTGATCGTTTCAATTACAGGTTGTAACTGTTCAATGGATATGCCAGAGCCCGTCACGAAACGGACAATCTCACTTCTTCCAAGGTTTACATTGTATACAAATTCACCTATATTGATCTTAGCTTCCAACCGCTGTACAGCTACTTCATGTGCGAGGCGCATAATTTCTTCGGGAGATAGTTTACGTCGTAAGGACTGTTTAACTAGCTCAACCATATGCAGGGCATTATCTATAACTTTTTCTTTATGTACATCATGATTCGATATCACGATTCTCTGGTGCCAATCATGTAAGTAAGTAGGCAAGTTATCATCCATATATGTGATTAGACTTTCTGTTATGTCCACCGCTCGCACCTCTTTCAACATTAAAATCATGGAAAGAATAAAAAATGAATCAGCCAACGTTTGATATATAAAAGTATTTATACTACATATAGTAATGGAAATATAGACGAAATGCCATATGCAGTTTACAAATTTTTCATTAAATTGTGAAAATGATGTAGGTATTTCGACAGAGAGCAACGAAATCATTCATAATCTTCTGTTATTTACTTTTCGGTACGCATGAAATACTATCCTTTAAATTTTAAATACTATTTGAAATAATTATTGTGATTTTATCTACATCATGGAATGGTGATGAACTCTATCCAGCCTTTCCATCTGCTTCGTCTCATCAATAACTACTCATGAGATAATTGGTATAGTACAATCTTGACATCACATACCCTTAAACGACATGCAATCGTGAGGAGGGAATTTCATGTTTAAACGCTTTAACCGGCTGGCGATCGAACTGCCAACACCTACGAATCCTGATGCGAATGCCGCTGCTGCAGTTCAAGAATTGCTAGGCGGTCGTTTTGGTGAGATGTCGACACTTAATAACTATATGTATCAATCTTTTAACTTTAGAAAAAGAGGAAAATTAAAACCTTTTTTTGATCTCGTCTCGAGTATTACGGCAGAAGAATTTGGGCATGTCGAGCTTGTTTCACATACGATTAATATGATGATCTATGGTACGACACATCCTGGAGATGTCAACGACGCACCGATGGCAGCAGCTACCGATAAGAGGAACACACAGCATTTTATTGGAACAGCACAAACATCGTTCCCGTTTGATTCAATGGGAAAAGCTTGGAACGGAGATTATGTATTCAGCAGTGGGAATCTACTTCTTGATCTCCTTCACAACTTCTTCTTAGAGTGTGGAGCCAGAACCCATAAGATGAGAGTTTATGAGATGACGAGTAACCCTGTTGCCAGAGAGATGATTGGTTATCTTCTTGTACGCGGTGGTGTGCACGTTTTGGCATATGCAAAAGCGATTGAGATGGTAACAGGAGTTGATATTAAGAAGATGCTTCCAGTTCCTGATCTAGAGAACTCAGCATTTGAAACAACACGAAAATTTGAAGCAGAAGGAGTACACCGAAAGTTATATACGTTCAGTGATACCGATTATCGAGATATCGCTTTAATCTGGGCTGGTCAGCATCCGTTAGGAGGGCCGCTTGAGACTGTAATCGGTGCTCCAGCAGGTGCTCCAATGCCTGAATTACGCTCCATATCAGAAGAGTTCGCGCCAGGTATCTCTCATGAAGATTTTATGCAGATTGCTGAAAGACTGAAGAAAAATGCAGGAATAAGTTGATCGACCGGCGTACCTTGCGTCGGTTTTTTTTATGGTATGATTTATTATGTTTATAGAATTTGTGAGAAATGAAGGGAAGTCCGGCAGATGACGTACAGACAAATTAAGTGGTTGATCCTGCTCATTCCAACGATTTCCGTTGGTTTATGGGAATACGTTAGACATACGGTTCTATTGCCTTATATATCCATGAACACGGGAAACTGGCTGTCTGCCATCATCGTATTTCTTGTTACGCTTTATTTTTTGAATATCTTGTTTGGAAGATTAGAGCGCATGCAGCAAGAGCTTCAGAGAGAACGTTCTGAGAAGGCGGTCTTAGAAGAACGGGAGAAAATTGCGAAAGAGCTGCATGATGGTATCGCTCAGTCTTTATTTTTTCTCTCTGTTCAAGTGAATAAGCTAGAAAGTGAGTTTAGTAGAGATGATAAATCGTATCATAAACTAAAAAAAACCTTGCAGCACATTCACGATGATACGCGAAGTGCCATTCAAAATCTTCGAAACGTACCAGCTCAAGCTGATATTTCGTGGACACGATCATTAAATGCATTCTTCAATGAAATGGAGAGTCAGCATGACTTCAAGATACATCGCGAGTGGAGTTTGAATGACGATGATCTAACTTCAAAGGAAAAAATCGAGTTGTTTGCTTGTGTACGTGAAGCAATCATCAATGTTATCAAACACGCTGATACGAACGAAATATGGTTGAATACGACAACTACTCCAAAAGGATGGATATGTACCGTTGAGGATCAAGGATCAGGATTTGATTCTCAAAAGCCTACAGATGGATTCGGACTAAAAATTTTACAAGACAGAGCGTATTCTATGGACTGGAAATTAAAAATCGCCAGCACGGAAGGGAAAACGACGGTTACGGTAGAGAAGGAGGAAAATGCATGACGCAGCCTATTCGTTTATTGATTGTCGATGATCATCATCTTGCTCGAGAAGGTGTCAAAGAGATTCTTGAGTGTCAGACCGAGTTTGAGATAGTAGGTGAAGCATCTAATGGTTTACAAGCAGTAGAGAAGACTAAAGCTCTTATGCCAGATCTTGTTCTTATGGATATATCGATGCCGAAGATGAATGGTTTTGAGGCAACTAAAGAAATTAAGAAGCAGTTTCCAAACGTAAAAGTAGTGATTATGACGGTTTCTTATGACATTACGGACTGGTTTGAAGCTTTAAAGCGTGGTGCACAAGGATACCTTCTCAAAAATTTGAACACAGAAGATATGCTGAACGGTTTGAAAGCATATGCTATGGATGAAATTCCGATGTCGAAAGAGATGGCTTTTCGAATATGGAAAGAATTCAAGAAGGATGGACAAGCTGAGCAAACACTTTCTGCCAGGGAACAGGATGTATTACAACTGGTAGCAAAGGGGCATTCGAATAAGGAAATCTCGAAAGTACTCAATATTTCTGAGAATACTGTCAAAACCCATATGAAGAATATTTTAGGAAAACTGCATCTAGAAAATCGTGTCCAATTAGCAAGCTATGCTTACGATAACGGTATCGTTTAATTTAAAGCGTCATACAATGGACACATTTTTATTTTCGTAATCACCCTTTAGAGTGATTACCATTTCATGCTTGTTGTTTATACTTTTCCATATTGAGTACGAATAAGGAGAATATAAATATGCAAGCAACAGCTTACAAGCTACCAGAAAGCAATGAAAATCCATCAAAGACATCTAACAGTCTCTACCAGACGTTTTGGAGATGGCATTTTTATGGTGGGATTATCTTTGCACCTTTTTTAATCTTACTTGCTATTAGTGGCGCGTTATATTTATTTCAAGCTGAAATTGAGACGATGATCTACAAAGACAAGATCATTGTTCAAAAAGGCGATCAATCACTTCCGCTCTCACAGCAGATTGACACAGTTCTAGCGGAGTACCCTGGAGCAGAGATTGGTTCAATCAGATTGCCGAAAGAAGATACTCGAGCTACTTTAGTAAAAGTTATAGAAAATGATGTGGTTACACAGGTTTATGTAAACCCATACACAGCGTCTATAACAGGAACGATGCTTGACGAAGATCATTTCAAAAATGTTGTCGCTAAGCTACACAGTGAATGGATTGTTGGAGGAACGTTCATCAATAGGTTCGTTGAACTGGCTGCATGTTGGACGATCATCATATTGATTACAGGCTTATACATATGGTGGCCAAGAAACAAGAAGACTTTCATGGGAACGATCTTTCCTCGTTTAAAAAAGAGAGGCCGCATGTTCTGGAGAGACCTTCACGCAGTAACAGCATTCTGGCTATCGCTGATGATTTTGATCCTAATCGTGACAGGGCTGCCATGGTCAGGTGTGATGGGAGAACAGATAAATAAGCTCGCGACGAATGCAAATGCAGGCTATCCAACTTATGCATTCATGGCGCCAACAGCAGAGAAGACAACAGGTGAGATCGCAGAAGACATTCCGTGGGCAACTGAGAACAACCCTGCACCAGCATCAAAAAAAGATGATGGATCCCTCTCTGTTGATCAAGTGATGTACTTAGCTCAAGAGAACAAGATTCAAAAGCCTTACACGATTTCATTGCCCAGAGGAGAAGATGGCGTATTTACGATTGCTTCTTCACGAGATAAACCGGAAAATGAAGCGACGGTTTATTTTAACCAGTATAACGGAGAAATCGTAGAGGATATAAGGTTTAGTGACTATGGATGGATGGCTAAGGCCATATCGATTGGAATCGCACTGCATGAAGGTCATTATTTTGGTCTTGCTAACCAGATTTTAGGAGCGATAGCTGCTCTTGGTTTAGTGGCGATCGTCATCTTCTCACTCATCATGTGGAAAAAGCGTAAACCTTCTGGAAAATTAGGAGTGCCAAAGAAATCGGACAAGAAGCTAAAGCCGTGGATTATCGTCCTCATGATCATTACAGGTATTGTTATGCCTCTTGCAGGTATATCTTTTGTCTTCGTATTCTTACTAGATCGTTTTGTTATACCACGAGTAAAACCGCTTCAGGCATGGCTGTCATAATATTATTAGAGGTGAACTTATCATGAAAAGAATGATGTTAATTTTCGGACTTGTGCTGACGATAGCAATCTTATCAGCATGCGGTTCAGGTGGATCCAAGGACGAACACGAGAATCATAAGAACCACGAACAACATAATACCGAAAGCAAGGAGACGTCTCAGTCATTAGACTGGGACGTTCAGTCGTTTTCTTTCAAAGACCAAAACGAAGCTGAATTTGGGTTGGAAGACTTAAAGGGTAAAGTGTGGATGGCGAATTTTATCTTCACGAACTGTACGACAGTTTGTCCGCCGATGACTGCTCATATGGCTAAACTTCAAGATATGGCAAAAGAAGAGAGTGTAGATGTGGAATTTGTTTCTTTCTCTATCGATCCAAAAAGAGATAATGCTGAGGCATTGAAGAAGTTTGGTGAAAACTATGACGCGGACTTCTCCAACTGGCACTTCCTGGGTGGTTATGAACAAAAACAAATTGAACAATTAGCAAAAGATTCATTCAAAACACCTGTAGTGGCTGATCCTAACTCAGATCAATTCATCCATGCGACTGCATTTTTTTTAGTTAATAAAGAAGGAAAAGTAGTCTCTAGATATGATGGAGTAGAGAATACGCCGTACGAAGAAATCATTGCAGATATGAAAAATAGACTAAAAAAGTAAAGAAGCATTATTTTATAGTGAAAATAGAGCAAACACCCGAGTGGAAAAATGAAAGGGAATTCAAAGAGAAATAGTTGGGGGTCTGACCCCAACTATTTTTTGCATTTGTTCACACAATAGTTATGGTTTGGAAGTCTAACTTCTACATACTTATGATAAAACTATAGATAGAATCGTCATTATGTGATAATGGAGGTAAATTCATTTATGAATCCGATAAAAACGTTAAAAACAGTGGGATATCTTGAAGGTGCTTCGTTCCTAATCCTTCTTTTCATCGCCATGCCACTGAAGTATTTCTTAGATCAGCCGATGGCCGTATCAATCGTTGGTGCTCTTCATGGTCTGTTGTTCGTTCTTTACATTTTAGTCATTCTGTATGTGTACAACGTGAAGAAGTGGCCGATCATGCGCGCATTCTTGGCGCTGTTATCCTCTGTCTTGCCATTCGGACCGTTCATTTTCGACCGCAAGTTTTTAAAAGATTAATACTGCTAAAAGAGAGACTGCTTTTCGTAGGCTCTCTTTTTTTGTTACTTAAAAGGTAGAGAGGGTGTATCATGATTTGTCGAAAAGCCTTTATTTTTCAATTTAAACTTAATTGCTATCGATTTAGACTTAATTAATTTATTTTAGACTTAATTACTAGCAAATTAGACTTAATCACTCTCGATCTCGACTTAATTACACCCCCTAGTCAAATCACAATCGGGAGTTTGCTTGCCGCATGAACAAATCAAATGAAATTGTCCTCCTCAGACGCAACCCAAACGTCACTAAAACGAAATCCCTACAATTCTCAAAATACATCTCCCTTCATGTTAAGAATTTGTTTAAGTTGTTTTAATTTTCTAATTTTCGGCTATTTATACTTTAATATGGTTTTAAACAAGGAGGGACAAGCTTTTGATTAAAGCACTTCTGCTTAATGCGTCACTTAAAAGTGGTGAAGAAGTCTCCAATACAGAAAGTTTGATGAACGAAGCGGTGCATATTTTCAATAAGAACAACATAGATACTGAGATGGTAAGGCTTGCTGATTACAGAATCGCATACGGTGTTTCGGAAGATGAAGGGGAGGGTGACGAGTGGCCACAGATTTTTGAAAAAGTAAAAGCGGCTGATATCCTCATCATCGGAACACCGCTCTGGCTAGGTGAAAAGAGCAGCCTTGCTACACAAGCGATCGAGAGGCTATATGGCGCGAGTGGTATGACGAACGAAAAAGGCCAATATATATTTTATAACAAGGTGGCAGGGGTAGTTGTGACAGGTAATGAAGATGGAGCGAAACACGCGAGTGCTTCCATTCTGTACGGCTTGTCTCACATTGGATTTACACTACCACCGAATGTGGATACATATTGGGTTGGTGAAGCAGGTCCAGGACCTTCCTATATTGAAGCGGAAGGAAACAAAAATGATTTCACGATGCAGCACAATAAAATAATGACGTACAATCTGATTCACTTTGCAAAGCTTTTAAAAGAACATCCTATTCCAACAGAAGGCAATGTGGTAGAAAGCAATAGCTAATAAAGGGAGGATACTTATGGCAATCGATCAGTTAGCGGTAGCACGGTTAAGTGAGCAGTTTAGTGCAATCAGATCATTATCTGAAAAACTAGCATCAAAGCTTCAACATGAAGATACGATTATTCAGGCTATGCCAGATGTAAGTCCGCCAAAGTGGCATCTGGCACACACGACATGGTTTTTTGAACGATTTATCCTAAAAGAAAAGAATCCTTCATACGTTCCGTTTAATCCAAATTTTGATTATCTTTTTAATTCCTACTATGAAACCATTGGTTCTTATCATCCCAGACATTCTAGAGGCGTACTTTCAAGGCCGTCTATGGAAGAAGTGTATGCGTATCGAAACTATGTAAACGAAGGGATAGTGAGTCTGCTTAAAGACTATGGAGATCAGCTTCCAGAAGGGGTTGAAGATTTAATTGAGATCGGTCTTCAACACGAACAGCAACACCAAGAACTTCTTTTAACGGATGTAAAATATAACTTCAGCTGCAACCCTATGCTGCCTTCGTACACAGAACCTTCTACAACAAGTAATCACACAACAACTGATCATCAATCGCAAGTCAATGAAATTAAGTTTGAAGGAGGACTCGTTGAAATTGGTTTTGAAGGAGCAGGGTTCTCATTTGATAATGAACGGCCTCGTCATAAGGTTTGGTTGAATGCTTATCAGATATCTTCCCATCCCGTTACGAACGGAGAATATCTTTCTTTTATTGAAGCGGGAGGATATGAGCAGCCTGAGCATTGGTTGTCGGATGGCTGGGCAACAGTCAAAAAAGAAAATTGGAAACATCCCCTTTATTGGCGTAAGGCTGAGGATGGATGGTACACGTTCACGTTAACAGGTGAAAAGAAATTAAATCTTGATGAACCTGTCTGTCATGTAAGTTTTTATGAGGCGGATGCTTATGCTAGGTGGAGCGGAAAAAGGCTGCCAACAGAAGCAGAGTGGGAACATGCGATGAGTTCCATCCCAATAGAAGGAAATTTTGTTGAAGAAGAATCATATCATCCGATTGCGGGTGAGTCTTATACAAAATCACCGATAAAGAAAGCCTTTGGAGATGTATGGGAATGGACCAGTAGCCCCTACACTTCGTATCCAGAGAGTAAACCGCTCGAAGGTGCGCTCGGAGAATATAATGCGAAGTTCATGTGCAATCAAATGGTTTTACGTGGAGGATCATGTGTAACCTCAAAATTGCATATTCGACCTACTTATCGCAACTTTTTTCAAGCTGATAAAAGATGGCAGTTCAGCGGCATTCGCTTAGCGGGGGACCTCACATGAAAACAGTTAGATCGAACGTTCATTATCACATCGGAAACGAACCTGAAACAGATATGTATAGTGAGGTACTCCTAGGATTGCAACAAGAGAAGAAGTTCATTTCTCCAAAGTATTTTTATGATAAAAAAGGTTCTGAGCTGTTTGAAGCCATTACGATGCTTACAGAATACTATCCGACCCGAACAGAACTCTTTATCCTAAACAAATATAAAGGGGAAATGGCTGACGCAATCGGAAGGGATACGGCACTCGTAGAGTTTGGAAGTGGCAGCAGTGAAAAAGTGAGGACACTTTTAGAGGCGATGCCTAAGCTCAAAGAATATGTGCCGATTGATATCTCAAAAGATTTTCTTTATCAATCAGCACGAGCGCTGTCTATAGAATATCCTCATCTGGATGTTCATGCAGTTTCTGCGGATTACACGGATAAGTTTGAGGTGCCAGAGCTCACATCTAAACGCAAAGCTGTATTTTTTCCGGGATCTACTATTGGGAACTTTGAGCCCAAAGAAAGAATGAATTTTTTAAAGATGACAGCGGATTTTCTTAAACCTGATGGCGGTTTGTTGATTGGAGTAGATATGAAAAAAGATCATGCTGTATTGAATGCAGCTTATAACGATAGTAAAGGGATCACAAGTCAATTCAATAAAAACTTATTAAACCGATTAAACAGAGAACTCTTGGCAAACTTTGACCTTGAAAAATTTCAACATCATGCTTTTTATCATGCTGAAAAGGGCAGAATTGAAATGCACCTAGTTAGCATGGTAGATCAGACGATAACCATAGGTAATGAGAACGTCTTATTCACCGAGGGAGAGACTATTCACACTGAGAATTCTT contains:
- the egtB gene encoding ergothioneine biosynthesis protein EgtB, which codes for MAIDQLAVARLSEQFSAIRSLSEKLASKLQHEDTIIQAMPDVSPPKWHLAHTTWFFERFILKEKNPSYVPFNPNFDYLFNSYYETIGSYHPRHSRGVLSRPSMEEVYAYRNYVNEGIVSLLKDYGDQLPEGVEDLIEIGLQHEQQHQELLLTDVKYNFSCNPMLPSYTEPSTTSNHTTTDHQSQVNEIKFEGGLVEIGFEGAGFSFDNERPRHKVWLNAYQISSHPVTNGEYLSFIEAGGYEQPEHWLSDGWATVKKENWKHPLYWRKAEDGWYTFTLTGEKKLNLDEPVCHVSFYEADAYARWSGKRLPTEAEWEHAMSSIPIEGNFVEEESYHPIAGESYTKSPIKKAFGDVWEWTSSPYTSYPESKPLEGALGEYNAKFMCNQMVLRGGSCVTSKLHIRPTYRNFFQADKRWQFSGIRLAGDLT
- the egtD gene encoding L-histidine N(alpha)-methyltransferase, whose amino-acid sequence is MKTVRSNVHYHIGNEPETDMYSEVLLGLQQEKKFISPKYFYDKKGSELFEAITMLTEYYPTRTELFILNKYKGEMADAIGRDTALVEFGSGSSEKVRTLLEAMPKLKEYVPIDISKDFLYQSARALSIEYPHLDVHAVSADYTDKFEVPELTSKRKAVFFPGSTIGNFEPKERMNFLKMTADFLKPDGGLLIGVDMKKDHAVLNAAYNDSKGITSQFNKNLLNRLNRELLANFDLEKFQHHAFYHAEKGRIEMHLVSMVDQTITIGNENVLFTEGETIHTENSYKFTIDEFQNMARDCGFTPKKVWCDDKNWFSMHYLVVE